CTTGATGCGGCCGCACCACCCGGGTCATATTGGTCCGGACCTTTTCCGTCGTGTGGTGCCCGCGTGATGCCGGGGAGGCAGAATCGTGCGACGCGTCCGTGCCACCCCAGCTCTTCCTCGTACGGCCCTGATCTGCGCCGCGCTCCTGCTGCTCGCGTCCTGCGGCATGACCGCCGAGGAGGACGGCCGCGCCCCCGGCGCCCCGGCCGGCGTCACGGCCGCGGCGGGGAGCTCGACCAGCGTGCACGTCATGTGGGACGCGGTGACGGCGACCCCAGGCATCGGCACCTACGAGATATATCGGGGCACCACGAAAGTGAAGGAAGTAGCGGGTTCCGAGCACATGGTGGATGTCACCAGGCTCAAGCCCGCCACCCTGTACACCTTCACCGTGCGGGCCCGGGACACCGACGGCCGCCTGGGTCCGCGCAGCCGGACGGTCCGGGCGCGGACACCGGTCGCCGTCGCGGCCGACCACGCGGCGCCCACCCGCCCCCTCACTCCGCAGGGCCGCGCCATCGGCAGCCGGGCCGTCCAACTCTCGTGGGGCGGCTCGAAGGACGACCGGGGTGTGGTGTCGTACGACATCTACCAGGGCGGGGCGAAGATCCACAGTGTGGGCGGAGCCCAGACCGCGACCGTGGTCACCGGGCTGCGGCCGAGCACGCGCTACTCGTTCACCGTGCGGGCGCGGGACGCCGCCGACAATCTCTCGCCCGCGAGCACGGCCGTCCCGCTCACCACCGCGCCGGGCGGCGACGACGGAAGCGGCACCGCCCCCACGGACTTCCGCGCGACCACGCACCGGGGCAACGACGGGGCGTACTACATCGACCTGTCCTGGGTGCCGCCGCGCACGGACGGGGTCGTCACGGAGTACCAGATCCAGCTCGACGGACAGCCGGCCACCTCGCTGGTCTGGGGCGGGACCGCACCGCGCGATCACGCGAAGTACAGCTTCTACGCGGGCGGGGACGCCGGAGTCAGCCATCGGGTGCGGCTCAGGGCGCGGTTACCGGACGGTACGTGGGGCGGGTTCTCGGCGGAGCGGACGGTGACGACGGGCGGGACCGCACGATAGGCGAACCGTAGGATTCCGCTCATGGTCCATGGGAATTCCAATGGCTCGCCGCACCCCGCCCCGGCCGCCGCGCCGCTCGACCTCTCCCTTCTCCGGACGTTTCTCGCCGTGCACCGGGCCGGTTCGTTCACCGCGGCGGGGCGGCTGCTCGGGCTGTCGCAGCCGACGGTGACCACACAGATCCGGTCGCTGGAGACGCAGTTGGGGCGGGAGCTGTTCGAGCGGCGGTCGCGCGGTGTCGTACCGACGCCGGTGGCGGACCAGTTGGCCGCGCAGGTCGCGGCGCCCCTGGACGCGCTGGCCGTGGTGGCGGACCGGGCCGGTCCCGGCCCGGACCAGTCCCCCGAGCCCGTACACATCGCCGGTCCGGCGGAGCTGCTGTGCACCCGCGTGCTGCCCGCCCTGGCGCCGCTGACCGGGGAGGGCGTACGGCTGCGGGTCAGCCCGGGGCTGACGGACGAACTGCTCGACGGACTGCGGGGCGGCCGTTTCGACCTGGTGATCGCCACCGCCCGGCCGCGCGGGCGGACACTGACCTGGGAACCGTTGGCGGACGAGGAGTTCGTGCTGGTCGCCGCGCCCGCGTGGGCGGAGCGCATCGGGGCCGGGCGGGTTACCGCCGAGGGGCCCGCCGCGCTGCACGGGGTCCCGCTCGTGTCGTACGCGGAGGATCTGCCGATCGCGCGCCGGTACTGGCGGCACGTGTTCGGGACCCGGCTCGGCGGGCAGGCCGCGATCACGGCGCCCGATCTGCGCGGGGTGCTGGCGGCGGTCGTGGCCGGTGCCGGGATCACCGTGCTCCCCCGCTATCTGTGCCTGGACGAGCTGGCGTCGGGCGCGCTGGTCCCGCTGCTGGCGCCCGAGGACCCGCCGATCAACACCTCGTATCTCACCCGGCGCCCCGGCTCGCCGGACAACCCGCACGTCACGCTCGTCCGGGAACGACTGCTCCGCGCGGCGCCCGCCTGGTGAGCGCCCGCGTCCCTGACTACGCCTCACCCCTGAGCCGGACGAAGGAATCCGTCACCTGCCCGGTCCCCGTCCGCATGCGGGACGGGCCGAGGACGCGTTGGCTTCCTTGGAGGCAGCACGGCCGTTTCCCGATCCCGGCGGCGCAAGGGATGTTCCGCCAACCGTGCCGCCGGAGGGCAGTCCCATGCGCACTTCTCAGCTACTACTCCGCTCCGGCCTGACCGTGACAGCCGCCGCCGCTCTTCCCCTCGCCCTGACCGCCGGCAGTGCCGGCGCGGCGTCGGGGATCTCCGTGAGCACGACCGGGACCACGGTCTCGGTCACGACCAGCGCGTGCTCCCAGAACCGCACCACCGGCGTCTGGGGCACCGGTTCGCTCCTCACCAGCAGCCAGGGCAGCTTCGCCGAGGGCCGCAAGGCGACCCTGGCGGGGACGACCGTCAGCCAGTCCACCGCCTGGACGAACGTCACCCCGGGCACCTACACGATCATCGTCATGTGCCAGAACGCCAGCACGCCCGCGGGCAGCCAGTCCGTGATCGTGTCCAGGTCCACGACCCCCACGGTCTCCGCCACGGCCTCGCCCACGCGCGGCGTCATGGGCGGCCTCGGCGGGGCCACCAAGGACTACGGTCCCCTCACCCTGGCGGCGGGCGGAGGCCTGGTCGGAGTCGGCGTCATCGCGACGGCCTGGTTCCTGCGCAGGCGCGCGAAGCCGTACCGCCTCTGACCGTCCACCACCACGAGGGGCCGCCCGGCGCCGGGCGGCCCCTCCTCATGTCCCACGACAACTACCGCACGTCCTAGGGCAGTTCGGCGAACTCCTCGATCGCGTGCGTGAGCCACTGCGTCCAGAAGGTCTCCAGGTCGATGCCGGCGCGCAGCACGAGGTGCTGGAGCCGGTCCTGGGGACTGTCCCGGCCGGGTGGGAAGTCGCGCTTCTCGATCTCCTCGTACTCCGCCAACTGCCGCTGGTGCAGGGCGAGATGGCGGCGCAGGTCATCCTCGATGCCGTCCGTGCCGACCACCGCCGCCGCGCGCAGCCGCAGCAGCATCACATCGCGGTGCGGCTTGGGGTCCTGGGAGGACGCGGTCCAGCGGGCCAGTTCGGCGCGCCCCGCGGGCAGGACCTCGTAGCGCTTCTTCTGGCCGCGGGCCGGCTGCTCGGACGCGAGCGCCCGGATCTGGCCCTCGGCCTCCAGTTTTCCCAGCTCGCGATAGATCTGCTGGTGCGTCGCCGACCAGAAGTAACCGATCGACCGGTCGAAGCGCCGGGTCAGTTCGAGACCCGAGGACGGCTTCTCCAGAAGGGCGGTGAGGATCGCGTGCGGGAGTGACATGGGGTCATCCTAGGGACGGGCCTCGGGCCTGCGGCCGTGTCTCAGAGGGCGGCCGCGACCTCGGTGCCCTGCTTGATGGCGCGCTTGGCGTCGAGTTCGGCGGCCACGTCGGCACCGCCGATGAGGTGCACGCTGCGGCCGGCGGCGGTCAACTCGTCGTACAGGTCGCGGCGCGGGTCCTGGCCCGTGCACAGGACGACCGTGTCGACCTCCAGGACGGTGGAGCGGCCGTCGACGGTGACGTGCAGTCCGGCGTCGTCGATCAGGTCGTACTGGACGCCCGGGACCATGGTGACGCCCCGGTGCTTGAGTTCGGTGCGGTGGATCCAGCCCGTGGTCTTGCCGAGGCCGGCGCCGACCTTGGTCGCCTTGCGCTGGAGGAGGTGGACGCTGCGGGGCGGGGCGGGGCGCTCGGGTGCGGTGAGGCCGCCGGGGGCCGCGTAGTCCATGTCGACGCCCCAGGCGCGGAAGTACGTCGCCGGGTCCTCGCTCGCCTTGTCGCCGCCGTCCGTGAGGAACTCGGCGACGTCGAAGCCGATGCCGCCCGCGCCGAGGATCGCGACGCGGTCGCCGACGGGGACGCGGTCGCGCAGGACGTCGAGGTAGCCGACGACGCTGGGGTGGTCGACGCCGGGGATGTCAGGGGTGCGGGGGCTGACGCCGGTGGCGACGACGACCTCGTCGTAGGCGCCCAAGTCCCCTGCCGCAACAGGCGTGTTGAGGCGTACGTCGACCTCGTGCTCGTCGAGCCGCGTGCGGAAGTAGCGCAGCGTCTCGTCGAACTCCTGCTTGCCCGGGACCTGTCGGGCGACGTTGAGCTGTCCGCCGATCTCACTCGCGGCGTCGTACAACGTCACCTCGTGACCGCGTTCGGCGGCCGAGACCGCGCACGCCAGACCGGCCGGACCCGCGCCCACCACCGCGACGCGTTTGCGCAACCGCGTTGGCGCGAGGACGAGTTCGGTCTCGTGGCAGGCGCGCGGGTTGACCAGGCAGGAGGTGATCTTGCCGCTGAAGGTGTGGTCGAGGCAGGCCTGGTTGCAGCCGATGCAGGTGTTGATGGCGTCGGAGCGATCCGCCGCGGCCTTGGCCACGAAGTCCGGGTCGGCGAGCATCGGGCGGGCCATCGACACCATGTCGGCGCACCCGTCGGCGAGCAACTGCTCTGCCAGTTCAGGGGTGTTGATGCGGTTGGTGGTGACGAGGGGGATGGAGACGGCACCCATCAGCTTCTTCGTCACCCAGGTGTACGCACCGCGCGGTACCGAGGTCGCGATGGTCGGGATGCGGGCCTCGTGCCAGCCGATGCCGGTGTTGATGATGGTCGCCCCGGCGGCCTCAACCGCCTTGGCCAGCCTGATGACTTCGTCGAGCGTGGAGCCGCCCGGCACGAGGTCCAGCATCGACAGCCGGTAAATGATGATGAAGTCCTCGCCGACCGCCTCGCGCACCCGGCGCACGATCTCGACGGGGAAGCGCGTCCGGTTCTCGTACGAGCCGCCCCAGCGGTCGTCGCGGTGGTTGGTCTGCGCGGCGATGAACTCGTTGATGAGGTAGCCCTCGGAGCCCATGATCTCGACGCCGTCGTACCCGGCCTGCCGGGCGAGGCGGGCCGCGCGGGCGTAGTCCTCGACGGTCTGCTCGACCTCGGCGTCGGTGAGCGCGCGGGGCGGGAAGGGGCTGATCGGCGCCTGGACGGCGCTCGGCGCGACGAGGTCCTGGTGGTAGGCGTACCGCCCGAAGTGCAGGATCTGCATCGCGATCCGGCCGCCCTCGCGGTGCACGGCGGCGGTGATCTCCGCGTGCTGCGCGGCCTCGGCGTCGGTGGTGAGCTTGGCGCCGCCCTCGTAGGGCCGGCCGGCCTCGTTCGGCGCGATGCCACCGGTGACGATCAGGCCGACCCCGCCACGCGCGCGTGCCGCGTAGAACTCCGCCATGCGCTCGAAACCGCGCTCGGCTTCCTCCAGGCCTATGTGCATCGAGCCCATGAGGACGCGGTTGGGCAGTGTGGTGAAGCCCAGGTCGAGCGGGTTCAGCAGGTGCGGGTAACGGCTCATCGAGGCCTCCGTGCGCGGTGTCGTGCCTCTTTTGTAGAGGACGGAGAGGCCTTTATGCAACTAGTTGCACAATCGGGGTCGGGTCATGAGCTGAGCCATGGGCTGGATCACGGGATGGGCCGAGGGATGAGCCAAGGGATGGGCGATGGGGGCCATCGGCTCCCGATTCACAGGGATTTATTACCGCTTCTTTATCGCCCGCCCCGGAGAATCACAGACAGGCGTGCCGGTGGGATGCCGCGCGCGTGGCCTAGGGAGCGAGCCGTGACGCACGATCCTGAGCACGAAGCCGGCGACAGCGCGGCCGTACCTCCGATGCCCGACCACGCACCAGAGTGGGAGGTACTGGCGGGCCCCGGCGGAGCTGAACGCGACGGCGGTCTCGACCGGTTGTGGCGACAGCGGTCGCGGCGGTCCCGGGCGGTGATCGCCGTGGCCACCGTGGGCGTCCTGGCGCTCGGCGGGACCGTCGCCTACGCGGCGACCTCGGGTGGTTCGGGCAGCGCCGCCGTACCGGCTGCGGCCGGTTCCCCGTCGGGGACACCATCGCCCGGCGGTCCCGGCTTCCGGCACGGTGGCGGCTTCGGCCTCGGCGGCGCGGCCGTGCACGGCGAGGCGACGGTCAAGGACAACACCACCGGCAAGTGGGTCGTACGGATCTGGCAGCGCGGCACGGTCACGAAGGTCGACGGCGACCAGGTCACCGTCAAGAGCGACGACGGCACGTCATGGACCTGGACCGTGGGCTCCGGCGTCACGCCCCAGGGCGCCGACGCCCTCAAGAAGGGCGACACGGCCTCCCTGACGGGCACCCGCTCCGACACCGGCACCCGCACGGCCGACCGAGCCTTCACAGGCACCTTCGACCGCAAGGGCCCGGGCGACGAACGCGGCGGCCCCGCCGGCCGAGGCCCCGGCCCATGGGGACGCGGCGACCACACCCCAGGCGCCATGCCGAGCCCGTCGGGCAGCGGCGCCACGACCTGACTCGCACTCGCACTCGCACTCGCACTCGCGCTCACACCCACACCGCCAGCCGCACCTTCACGAACACCTTCGACTGCCCGACCTGAGTGAGGGACAAGACGGGCCGAGCATTCGCGACCTCGGCCCCCTGAGGTCACGGTGACCACACCCCAAGCACCACACCCAGCCCGTCCGGCAGCGGCGCTACGACCTCACCGGCACCCCCTCCCCTCCGGCACGCCTACACCCAAGCCGCCGCCGACCAGCCCCTCACAGGCACCATCGACCGCAGGGATCCGAGCACTTCCCCCAACCCGCCCGACAGCGCCCCGAACCCCGCACCCAGCCGCCCCTCCCACACCCCCGCGCTACGCCCCGCCCACCCCCGTCACCCTCACCCCGATCACAACATTCGCGTACAACTCCTCCGAGTACGCCGACCGCGTCTCCAGCCCGGCGCGTGTGAACGCCTCGACCGCCGCCGGGAGTTGGCGCTCGCTCGTCTCGACGAGGAGGCAGCCGGCGGGGGCGAGCCAGTCGGGGGCGCCGGTGGTGACCTCGCGGAGTATGTCGAGGCCGTCGGTGCCGCCGTCGAGGGCGACCAGGGGTTCGTGGTCGCGGGCCTCGGCGGGTAGCAGACCGACCTCGCCCGTGGGGACGTACGGCACGTTGGCCGCGAGGATGTCGACGCGGCCGCGCAACATGTCGGGGAGCGCCGCGAACAGGTCGCCCGTGTGGACGTGACCGCCGTAGGGCGCGATATTTCGGCGGGCGCAGCGCGTGGCGGCGGGGTCGATGTCGGCGGCGTGCAGTTCGACCCCGCCGAGGGCCGCGGCCAGCGCCGCGCCGACCGCGCCCGAACCGCAGCACAGGTCCACGACGACGGACGCGTCCGGGGCGTGCGCGAGGGCCTGCTCGACAAGGAACTCGGTACGGCGGCGGGGCACGAACACACCGGGCTCCACGGCTATCCGCAGACCTCTGAACTCGGCCCAGCCGACGACGTGTTCGAGGGGCAGGCCGGTGACCCGGCGGTCCACCATGGCGGTGAGTTCGTCCGGGGTGCGCGCGGCGGAGAGGATCAGTCGCGCCTCGTCCTCGGCGAAGACACAGCCCGCGGCACGGAGCGCGGCGACGACGGAGGCGGGGGAAAGAGGGCGCATGAAAGCCGAGGGCCTTTCGGGAGGCAACCGAAGGGCGCTCTCGCGGTCACCTACCGGCGGTGATCCGCGCTGTCCTGAGGTGAGAGCACCCGACCTGACACAGCGGTAATGGGTCTCACCTCCCAGGAGTTCAGGGCCACGACCGTCCGCGACCGGGGAGCCACACTACCCCAAGCACCGGGCCCGCGAGGGGCCGACCTCCTGCCCGAGTTGTACTCTGCAACAACCGGGTGAACGAGGGAGATTCCAGTGCGAGCGGACCAGGCCGTGGAGACCATCCAGCGTGAGATGACGACCTTCGCCCGGCGCGCCCGGGCCTCCGCGGGCCGCCTCCACCCCGAGCTGTCCCTGGTGTCGTACACCCTGCTCAGTCACCTGGAGGAGCAGGGCGGCTGCCGCGCCACCGACCTCGCCGCGCACTACGCCCTCGACAAGTCCACGGTCAGCCGCCAGGTCGCCGCCCTGGAGCGCGCCGACCTCATCGAACGCCGCCCCGACCCCGAGGACCACCGCGTCCAGGTCCTGCACCTCACCGCCCCCGGCCGCCGCATCCTCGCCCAGGTCACCGAGAACCGCCAGGCCGCCTTCCGGGAGCGGCTCGCGGGCTGGCCACAGGAGGACCTGACCCGGTTCGCCGGCTACCTGGAGCGCTACAACGCGTGGCCGGGCGGGGAGTCGGACGACAGCTGAGGGGGCACCAACCCCTTCGGTTCTACGACACCCCCACGGGCCGCGTCTGCGTGAGGTGCTCCGGCGCCCGCGCCGCGAGGAACGCGGTGTCGAGGCGCAGCCGGAAGCCCAGGGACTCGTACAGCCTGATGGCGGTCGCGTTGCTCGCGCCGGTGTGCAGGAACGGGGTCTCGCCGCGTTCGCGGATGCCGTGCGCGACGGCAAGTATGAGGCGGCTCGCGAGACCCTCGCCGCGGGCGGAGGGGTCGGTGCAGACCGCGCTGATCTCGGTCCAGCCTGGCGGGTGGAGTCGTTCGCCGGCCATGGCGACGAGGGCGCCGTCGCGGCGGATGCCGAGGTAGGTGCCGAGTTCGATCGTGCGGGGCAGGAAGGGGCCGGGCTTGGTCCGTTCCACCAGGTCGAGCATCTCGGGGACGTCGGCCGGGCCGAGGAGGACCGCCTCCGGATCCGGTGCTGCGGCCAGCCCGTCGTCCACCATCTGCACGCCGTCGATGTGGAAGGTGATCTCCCAGTCGTCCGGCACCCGGTCCCGGAACCCGAGGAGCGGGATCTCGGCGCCCGGGCCGGACATCGCGGCCACGTCGGCCCAGTCGTCGGCGTCGGGCTCGTCGGGCAGGGCCAGCCACGGGGTCACGTCGACCGGGTAGCGCAGCACCCGTCCGCGCCGCTCGGCGAAGTGGGCGTGCGGACCGGTGAGGGCGGCACGGGCCGGGTTGTCGAGGACACGTTCGTCGGACGTGCTCATACGGCGACCTCGATCACGATCTTGCCGCGGGCGTGACCGTCCTCGACGGTGCGCAGCGCCTCGCCGGCCTGGTCGAGCGGGAAGGTCTGCGTCACGTGCGGGTCCAGTTGCCCCCTGATCGCGAGCTGCGCGAGCGCGTCGAGGACGGCGGAGTTGCGGGCGCGTTCGACGCGCGCGCCGCCGAGCTTCTCGACCTCGGGGGCGGGAGCCCCGGCGGTGATCAGCTTCGTGGGATCGGTGAGGAGGGTGGCCGCCTCGGCGAGAACCTCGCCGCCGACGAGGTCGTAGGCGCCGTCGACGCCGTCCGGGGCGACGGCTCGTACCCGTCCGGCCAGGTCCGGTCCGGAGGGGACGTGGACCGCGCCCAGCGACTCCACGAAGTCCTTCTTGCCCTCGCTCGCCACGCCCACGGCACGCAGTCCCAGCGCGCGGGCGATCTGCAGCGCCGCGGAGCCGACACCGCCGCCCGCGCCGGTGACCAGCACGGTCG
The nucleotide sequence above comes from Streptomyces sp. N50. Encoded proteins:
- a CDS encoding PadR family transcriptional regulator; the protein is MSLPHAILTALLEKPSSGLELTRRFDRSIGYFWSATHQQIYRELGKLEAEGQIRALASEQPARGQKKRYEVLPAGRAELARWTASSQDPKPHRDVMLLRLRAAAVVGTDGIEDDLRRHLALHQRQLAEYEEIEKRDFPPGRDSPQDRLQHLVLRAGIDLETFWTQWLTHAIEEFAELP
- a CDS encoding NADPH-dependent 2,4-dienoyl-CoA reductase; translation: MSRYPHLLNPLDLGFTTLPNRVLMGSMHIGLEEAERGFERMAEFYAARARGGVGLIVTGGIAPNEAGRPYEGGAKLTTDAEAAQHAEITAAVHREGGRIAMQILHFGRYAYHQDLVAPSAVQAPISPFPPRALTDAEVEQTVEDYARAARLARQAGYDGVEIMGSEGYLINEFIAAQTNHRDDRWGGSYENRTRFPVEIVRRVREAVGEDFIIIYRLSMLDLVPGGSTLDEVIRLAKAVEAAGATIINTGIGWHEARIPTIATSVPRGAYTWVTKKLMGAVSIPLVTTNRINTPELAEQLLADGCADMVSMARPMLADPDFVAKAAADRSDAINTCIGCNQACLDHTFSGKITSCLVNPRACHETELVLAPTRLRKRVAVVGAGPAGLACAVSAAERGHEVTLYDAASEIGGQLNVARQVPGKQEFDETLRYFRTRLDEHEVDVRLNTPVAAGDLGAYDEVVVATGVSPRTPDIPGVDHPSVVGYLDVLRDRVPVGDRVAILGAGGIGFDVAEFLTDGGDKASEDPATYFRAWGVDMDYAAPGGLTAPERPAPPRSVHLLQRKATKVGAGLGKTTGWIHRTELKHRGVTMVPGVQYDLIDDAGLHVTVDGRSTVLEVDTVVLCTGQDPRRDLYDELTAAGRSVHLIGGADVAAELDAKRAIKQGTEVAAAL
- a CDS encoding MarR family winged helix-turn-helix transcriptional regulator, which encodes MRADQAVETIQREMTTFARRARASAGRLHPELSLVSYTLLSHLEEQGGCRATDLAAHYALDKSTVSRQVAALERADLIERRPDPEDHRVQVLHLTAPGRRILAQVTENRQAAFRERLAGWPQEDLTRFAGYLERYNAWPGGESDDS
- a CDS encoding LysR family transcriptional regulator encodes the protein MVHGNSNGSPHPAPAAAPLDLSLLRTFLAVHRAGSFTAAGRLLGLSQPTVTTQIRSLETQLGRELFERRSRGVVPTPVADQLAAQVAAPLDALAVVADRAGPGPDQSPEPVHIAGPAELLCTRVLPALAPLTGEGVRLRVSPGLTDELLDGLRGGRFDLVIATARPRGRTLTWEPLADEEFVLVAAPAWAERIGAGRVTAEGPAALHGVPLVSYAEDLPIARRYWRHVFGTRLGGQAAITAPDLRGVLAAVVAGAGITVLPRYLCLDELASGALVPLLAPEDPPINTSYLTRRPGSPDNPHVTLVRERLLRAAPAW
- a CDS encoding GNAT family N-acetyltransferase, with the translated sequence MSTSDERVLDNPARAALTGPHAHFAERRGRVLRYPVDVTPWLALPDEPDADDWADVAAMSGPGAEIPLLGFRDRVPDDWEITFHIDGVQMVDDGLAAAPDPEAVLLGPADVPEMLDLVERTKPGPFLPRTIELGTYLGIRRDGALVAMAGERLHPPGWTEISAVCTDPSARGEGLASRLILAVAHGIRERGETPFLHTGASNATAIRLYESLGFRLRLDTAFLAARAPEHLTQTRPVGVS
- a CDS encoding putative protein N(5)-glutamine methyltransferase, producing the protein MRPLSPASVVAALRAAGCVFAEDEARLILSAARTPDELTAMVDRRVTGLPLEHVVGWAEFRGLRIAVEPGVFVPRRRTEFLVEQALAHAPDASVVVDLCCGSGAVGAALAAALGGVELHAADIDPAATRCARRNIAPYGGHVHTGDLFAALPDMLRGRVDILAANVPYVPTGEVGLLPAEARDHEPLVALDGGTDGLDILREVTTGAPDWLAPAGCLLVETSERQLPAAVEAFTRAGLETRSAYSEELYANVVIGVRVTGVGGA
- a CDS encoding NADP-dependent oxidoreductase, with amino-acid sequence MPKAYVFTRYGGPETEAFVEVDRPVPGPGEVLVAVRAAGVNPVDWKQRDGYRRPGETGSRAFPAVFGQEVSGVVRETGAGVDGFAVGDEVFGSTVAGGYAEYALLPATVTAHKPTELSFPDAATLPVAAATAYDGIRQLDLPAGATVLVTGAGGGVGSAALQIARALGLRAVGVASEGKKDFVESLGAVHVPSGPDLAGRVRAVAPDGVDGAYDLVGGEVLAEAATLLTDPTKLITAGAPAPEVEKLGGARVERARNSAVLDALAQLAIRGQLDPHVTQTFPLDQAGEALRTVEDGHARGKIVIEVAV
- a CDS encoding fibronectin type III domain-containing protein is translated as MRRVRATPALPRTALICAALLLLASCGMTAEEDGRAPGAPAGVTAAAGSSTSVHVMWDAVTATPGIGTYEIYRGTTKVKEVAGSEHMVDVTRLKPATLYTFTVRARDTDGRLGPRSRTVRARTPVAVAADHAAPTRPLTPQGRAIGSRAVQLSWGGSKDDRGVVSYDIYQGGAKIHSVGGAQTATVVTGLRPSTRYSFTVRARDAADNLSPASTAVPLTTAPGGDDGSGTAPTDFRATTHRGNDGAYYIDLSWVPPRTDGVVTEYQIQLDGQPATSLVWGGTAPRDHAKYSFYAGGDAGVSHRVRLRARLPDGTWGGFSAERTVTTGGTAR